The proteins below are encoded in one region of Peribacillus muralis:
- the dnaI gene encoding primosomal protein DnaI, which yields MEKINRSLNKLANTNQFQQRYEKLKQEIFADEQVRLYLNANSSTVTKEMIDKNLGKLYEFTSQSNKCDKCPSLDGCINMMHGYYPKLVVQGKALNLHYEVCPRKHAEDEKRKREKLIRSLYVPKDILRASIEDFTQTDDENKRLNVLSKAMSFIMEYEPGKRQKGLYIYGKFGVGKTYLLGAIANELAQRQIASLIVYVPDYLRELKGSIGDNTVNEKIEMVKTAPILMLDDIGAESMTSWGRDEVFGPILQFRMLENLPTFFTSNFDMDGLENHLTFSQRGEKEEVKAARVLERIQYLAEPVRLDGVNRRR from the coding sequence ATGGAAAAGATCAATAGATCGCTTAATAAATTGGCGAATACGAACCAATTTCAACAGCGTTACGAAAAGCTTAAACAGGAGATTTTTGCAGACGAGCAAGTCCGGCTTTACTTGAATGCCAACAGTTCGACCGTCACGAAGGAAATGATCGATAAAAACCTCGGAAAGCTTTATGAATTCACTTCACAAAGCAATAAGTGCGACAAATGCCCGAGCTTGGATGGCTGCATCAATATGATGCATGGATATTATCCGAAACTGGTCGTTCAAGGGAAGGCATTGAATCTGCATTATGAAGTTTGCCCGCGGAAGCACGCAGAGGATGAAAAGCGTAAACGGGAAAAATTGATCCGCAGCCTTTACGTGCCGAAGGATATTTTAAGGGCATCGATCGAGGACTTTACCCAGACGGATGATGAAAACAAACGCTTGAATGTTTTAAGTAAAGCGATGTCGTTCATTATGGAGTATGAACCGGGAAAACGTCAGAAGGGTCTCTATATATATGGGAAGTTCGGCGTGGGAAAAACGTATTTGCTAGGTGCGATCGCCAATGAACTTGCCCAAAGGCAAATTGCCTCCCTTATTGTTTATGTACCTGACTATTTAAGGGAGCTTAAGGGTTCGATCGGAGATAATACGGTCAACGAAAAAATCGAGATGGTGAAAACGGCACCTATCCTCATGCTGGACGATATCGGGGCAGAGTCCATGACGAGTTGGGGCCGTGACGAGGTCTTCGGGCCGATATTGCAATTTAGGATGCTGGAAAACCTGCCGACGTTTTTCACTTCGAATTTTGATATGGATGGACTCGAGAATCACCTGACCTTTTCACAGCGTGGTGAGAAGGAAGAAGTGAAGGCGGCCCGGGTTTTGGAAAGAATTCAATATTTAGCGGAGCCTGTAAGACTGGATGGAGTGAACCGCAGAAGATAA
- a CDS encoding replication initiation and membrane attachment family protein → MHWQELLPADSYLVSSAGLLHDYDRKILTRLYQPLIGPICISLYMTLWSELEENRLWSETSSHYQLMNTIGMKLGDIYEARLLLEGIGLLNVYKQSKNDSKEFIYELNPPLSPQQFFTDGMLNIYLYKKIGKAQFNRLKRFFCDDQIGTDQYDRVTKSFAEVFSSDHLDSLYVTDEAKNEWKPVPEQQFIDRVDGVEPSGFDSLFDFELLFAGMKSSIVPKKAFTPKIKSTIAKLAFLYGIDPLEMQKLVMDAVSLDDEIDEENLRKAARDWYQIERQADMPSLVNRVQPIRERTQKEEPKTQEQELIRHLETISPRERLMQLSGGAEPSSGDLKVVEGVMINQKLNPGVVNVLIEYVMLKTDMKFLKGYVEKLAGHWARLKVSTVIEAMELAKNEHRKYQDWAQGSRNAAKGGRKKAIREEVVPEWLEKKETAVQEQKADQPELDAQKRDLQEKWKQWKAGGEMNDGKDQ, encoded by the coding sequence ATGCATTGGCAAGAATTGCTCCCAGCGGATTCATACTTGGTTTCATCTGCGGGGCTGCTTCATGATTATGATCGGAAAATACTGACCCGACTATATCAACCTCTTATTGGACCTATCTGCATCAGCCTATACATGACGCTGTGGAGTGAGCTTGAGGAAAACAGGTTATGGTCGGAAACCTCCTCACATTATCAATTGATGAATACCATCGGCATGAAGTTAGGCGACATTTATGAAGCACGTCTATTACTGGAGGGAATAGGCTTGCTGAATGTATATAAGCAATCGAAGAATGATTCGAAGGAATTCATCTATGAATTGAACCCGCCGCTGTCCCCTCAGCAGTTTTTCACGGATGGGATGCTGAATATCTACTTATACAAAAAAATTGGCAAAGCGCAGTTCAACCGGTTAAAGCGATTCTTTTGTGATGATCAAATTGGGACAGATCAATATGACCGGGTGACGAAATCTTTTGCGGAAGTCTTCTCATCCGATCATTTGGACTCTTTATATGTAACCGACGAAGCGAAAAATGAATGGAAGCCAGTGCCTGAGCAGCAATTCATTGACCGGGTGGATGGGGTCGAGCCTTCGGGATTCGATAGCCTATTCGATTTTGAGCTGTTATTTGCAGGAATGAAATCCTCGATCGTACCAAAAAAGGCCTTTACGCCGAAAATTAAAAGCACGATTGCCAAACTTGCTTTTTTATATGGCATCGATCCGCTCGAAATGCAAAAGCTAGTGATGGATGCCGTTTCATTGGATGATGAGATCGATGAGGAGAATCTTCGAAAAGCGGCAAGGGATTGGTACCAAATCGAACGGCAGGCAGATATGCCGTCCCTTGTCAATCGTGTGCAGCCTATTCGTGAGCGGACACAAAAAGAAGAACCGAAAACACAGGAACAAGAGCTGATCCGCCATTTGGAAACAATCTCACCGCGCGAGCGGCTAATGCAGCTTTCCGGTGGTGCAGAGCCATCAAGCGGAGATTTGAAGGTCGTGGAAGGCGTGATGATCAATCAAAAGCTCAATCCTGGCGTCGTCAATGTCCTGATAGAATATGTCATGCTCAAAACGGATATGAAATTCTTGAAGGGCTATGTGGAGAAGCTGGCAGGCCATTGGGCACGCCTGAAGGTTTCCACCGTCATCGAGGCGATGGAGCTAGCCAAAAATGAACACCGTAAATATCAGGACTGGGCTCAAGGCAGCAGGAATGCGGCCAAAGGCGGAAGGAAAAAGGCAATTCGGGAAGAAGTGGTTCCGGAATGGCTCGAGAAAAAGGAAACAGCTGTGCAGGAGCAGAAAGCTGATCAGCCTGAACTCGATGCCCAAAAACGTGATCTTCAGGAGAAATGGAAGCAATGGAAAGCAGGAGGTGAAATGAACGATGGAAAAGATCAATAG
- the nrdR gene encoding transcriptional regulator NrdR, whose protein sequence is MKCPSCQYNGTRVLDSRPVDESKSIRRRRECEACGFRFTTFEKVEETPLIVVKKGGTREEFSRDKILRGLIRACEKRPVPLKELEQITSYVEKELRNQGISEVKSDNVGEMVMDKLAEVDEVAYVRFASVYRQFKDINVFIDELKDLINKERK, encoded by the coding sequence ATGAAATGCCCATCATGTCAATATAATGGAACAAGAGTGCTCGATTCCAGGCCAGTCGATGAAAGCAAATCGATTCGACGTCGCCGTGAATGCGAGGCATGTGGTTTTCGGTTCACGACATTTGAAAAGGTGGAGGAAACACCGCTTATTGTAGTCAAAAAAGGCGGGACACGCGAAGAGTTCAGTCGTGATAAAATCCTGCGTGGCTTAATCAGGGCTTGCGAAAAACGTCCGGTTCCCTTGAAGGAGCTAGAGCAAATTACCAGTTATGTAGAGAAAGAACTGCGCAACCAGGGCATATCGGAAGTGAAAAGCGACAATGTCGGCGAAATGGTGATGGACAAGCTGGCGGAAGTCGATGAGGTTGCCTATGTAAGGTTCGCATCCGTCTATCGGCAATTTAAAGATATCAATGTCTTTATCGATGAACTGAAGGATTTGATCAATAAAGAAAGAAAGTAG
- the speD gene encoding adenosylmethionine decarboxylase produces the protein METMGRHVISELWGCDFEKLNNIDLIEQIFVDAALKSGAEVREVAFHKFAPQGVSGVVIISESHLTIHSFPEHGYASIDVYTCGNLDPNIAADYIAEALNAQTRENIELPRGLGPVQMKKTNISAL, from the coding sequence ATGGAAACAATGGGTAGACATGTCATTTCTGAACTTTGGGGTTGTGACTTTGAAAAACTGAACAATATCGATTTGATTGAACAGATATTTGTTGATGCTGCTTTGAAATCAGGTGCAGAGGTACGCGAAGTTGCCTTTCACAAGTTTGCTCCACAAGGAGTCAGCGGGGTTGTCATCATTTCTGAATCACATTTGACGATTCACAGTTTTCCGGAACACGGCTATGCGAGCATTGATGTCTATACATGCGGTAACTTGGATCCGAACATTGCGGCAGATTATATTGCAGAAGCTTTAAATGCGCAAACACGTGAAAACATCGAATTGCCACGTGGATTAGGTCCTGTACAAATGAAAAAAACCAATATAAGTGCCCTATAA
- a CDS encoding glyceraldehyde-3-phosphate dehydrogenase: protein MNARIAINGFGRIGRMVFRKAILDESLDIIAINASYPAETLAHLLKYDTIHGKFDGIIVAEDDSLVVNGRRVQLINNRDPKQLPWKEMNIDIVIEATGKFNERSKAALHLEAGAKRVILSAPGKNEDVTIVMGVNEEVLEIDKHFVISNASCTTNCLGPVAKVLDEKFGINNGLMTTIHSYTNDQNNIDNPHKDLRRARAAAESIIPTTTGAAKAISLVLPQLKGKLHGMAIRVPTPNVSLVDLVVDLNRDVTIDDVNQAFIDASENELKGILEFTTEPLVSCDFKTNPHSAIIDGLTTMMIGDRKVKVLAWYDNEWGYSNRVVDLVKLVASELKKTSEVELSVK, encoded by the coding sequence ATGAATGCAAGAATAGCGATTAACGGATTTGGGAGAATTGGAAGAATGGTTTTCCGAAAGGCCATATTAGATGAGAGTTTGGACATTATTGCCATTAATGCAAGCTATCCTGCTGAAACTTTAGCCCATTTACTAAAGTATGATACGATACATGGTAAATTTGACGGAATCATTGTAGCGGAGGATGATTCACTTGTTGTGAATGGCCGCCGGGTACAGCTAATCAATAACCGCGATCCAAAGCAATTGCCTTGGAAAGAGATGAACATAGATATCGTAATCGAAGCTACAGGCAAATTCAATGAACGATCTAAAGCGGCTCTTCATTTGGAAGCAGGGGCAAAACGGGTAATATTATCTGCACCGGGTAAAAATGAAGACGTTACCATTGTCATGGGCGTCAATGAGGAAGTGCTGGAAATTGACAAGCATTTTGTGATATCCAATGCATCCTGCACCACTAACTGCCTTGGACCTGTTGCGAAGGTGCTTGATGAGAAATTCGGCATCAATAACGGCTTGATGACAACAATCCATTCTTATACGAATGATCAAAATAATATCGATAACCCGCATAAAGACTTAAGACGCGCGCGTGCCGCTGCGGAAAGCATCATTCCTACGACGACAGGAGCTGCAAAAGCCATCTCCCTCGTGCTGCCTCAATTAAAAGGCAAGCTTCATGGAATGGCTATCCGCGTACCTACACCTAACGTGTCCTTGGTCGACCTTGTTGTGGACTTAAACAGAGATGTCACCATCGATGACGTGAACCAAGCATTCATTGATGCCTCGGAAAATGAACTGAAAGGGATATTGGAGTTCACGACGGAACCACTGGTTTCCTGTGACTTCAAAACCAATCCCCATTCCGCCATCATCGATGGGCTGACAACGATGATGATTGGTGACAGGAAAGTCAAGGTACTTGCTTGGTATGATAATGAATGGGGTTACTCCAACCGGGTAGTCGATCTTGTGAAACTGGTGGCATCCGAATTGAAAAAAACGTCAGAAGTTGAATTATCAGTCAAATAA
- the coaE gene encoding dephospho-CoA kinase (Dephospho-CoA kinase (CoaE) performs the final step in coenzyme A biosynthesis.), with protein sequence MGQIIGITGGIASGKSSVSLYLQELGFTIIDADLASRAVVEPGEEAYQQVLRAFGKDILLADGTIDRAKLGAIIFHDREKRLLLNGIVHPAVRKWMRLKTEEALAEGKETVFMDIPLLFESKLTYMVEKTLLIYADERVQLERLMNRNGLSEADALARIHSQMPLADKKALADAVIDNNGELTETKKQVRAILNDWHVI encoded by the coding sequence ATGGGACAAATCATCGGAATCACCGGGGGGATCGCCAGCGGGAAAAGCAGTGTCAGCCTCTATTTACAGGAGCTCGGTTTCACGATCATAGATGCAGATTTGGCTTCCCGTGCTGTCGTTGAGCCTGGTGAAGAGGCCTATCAGCAAGTGTTGCGTGCATTTGGTAAAGATATTTTATTGGCGGATGGGACTATTGATCGCGCCAAGCTGGGGGCGATCATCTTTCATGATCGGGAAAAACGGCTGCTGTTGAATGGCATTGTGCATCCGGCCGTTAGAAAATGGATGCGCCTCAAAACGGAAGAAGCGCTTGCTGAAGGCAAAGAAACGGTATTCATGGATATTCCGCTTTTATTCGAAAGCAAGCTGACATACATGGTGGAAAAAACGCTTTTGATCTATGCGGATGAAAGAGTTCAGTTGGAACGCTTGATGAATAGGAATGGCCTATCGGAAGCGGATGCCCTTGCCCGAATTCATTCACAAATGCCTTTAGCCGATAAGAAAGCTTTAGCGGATGCGGTCATTGATAATAATGGTGAACTGACGGAAACGAAGAAGCAGGTCAGGGCCATACTTAACGATTGGCATGTCATATAG
- the ytaF gene encoding sporulation membrane protein YtaF has translation MWLQIIFLAFAVSIDGFGVGMTFGMRKMKIPLKSIAVISFCSALSLGIAMVIGQFISQLISIGAAEKTGGIILIFLGAWMVYQYFKPDKDQKEDSYHEKIIFNFEIKSLGVVINILQKPLNADFDKSGTITGIEALVLGFALSLDAFGAGVGAAMIGISPIILAACIAVMSSIFIWSGIQSGKLLSNNKVVQRLTFLPGVLLILIGLYKL, from the coding sequence ATGTGGCTACAGATTATTTTTCTTGCTTTTGCAGTTAGTATTGACGGATTTGGTGTAGGCATGACATTTGGTATGCGGAAAATGAAGATTCCGCTTAAGTCAATAGCGGTCATCTCATTTTGTTCTGCATTGAGTCTAGGCATAGCGATGGTCATCGGGCAATTCATCAGTCAGCTCATATCCATCGGGGCGGCAGAAAAAACGGGAGGCATCATTCTCATTTTCCTTGGTGCCTGGATGGTATACCAGTATTTCAAGCCGGACAAAGATCAGAAAGAAGATAGTTATCATGAGAAGATCATCTTCAATTTTGAAATTAAATCACTCGGGGTCGTCATCAATATTTTACAAAAACCATTGAATGCCGATTTTGACAAATCAGGTACGATAACCGGAATCGAAGCGCTCGTCCTAGGATTCGCCTTATCGCTTGATGCGTTCGGGGCTGGTGTTGGCGCGGCCATGATCGGAATTTCCCCCATTATCCTTGCCGCATGCATCGCTGTCATGAGTTCAATTTTCATATGGAGCGGAATTCAAAGCGGGAAATTGCTTTCAAATAATAAAGTGGTTCAGCGTTTGACCTTTCTTCCGGGTGTACTATTGATCTTAATCGGGTTATACAAGTTATGA
- the mutM gene encoding DNA-formamidopyrimidine glycosylase has translation MPELPEVETVRRTLEQLVLGKEIKEVSVFWPKIIKAPEPIEQFQDALKGQTIQAIGRRGKFLIFTLDEYSMVSHLRMEGKYGVHQKEEPYDKHTHVIFTFTDDSELRYRDVRKFGTMHLFAKGEELERLPLLHLGPEPLSVDFTVEGLRAKLARTNRKIKPVLLDQTVVVGIGNIYVDESLFRSGIHPERIASSLSLEEIEKLHAEIIATLGEAVEKGGSTIRSYVNSQGQIGMFQLELNVYGRKGESCKTCGTPLEKLVVAGRGTHICPVCQPLI, from the coding sequence ATGCCAGAACTTCCAGAAGTGGAAACAGTCAGAAGAACGTTAGAGCAGCTCGTACTTGGAAAAGAGATTAAGGAAGTGTCCGTTTTCTGGCCAAAAATCATTAAAGCGCCCGAGCCAATCGAACAGTTTCAGGATGCATTGAAGGGGCAGACGATCCAAGCGATCGGCAGGCGGGGCAAGTTCCTCATTTTCACCTTGGATGAATATTCGATGGTTTCGCATTTAAGGATGGAAGGCAAATACGGGGTGCATCAAAAGGAAGAACCGTATGATAAACATACACATGTGATTTTCACATTCACGGATGACAGCGAACTCCGGTACCGCGATGTTCGTAAATTCGGCACGATGCACTTATTTGCCAAAGGGGAGGAATTAGAGCGACTGCCATTGCTGCATTTAGGACCTGAACCGTTATCGGTGGATTTCACTGTCGAGGGGCTCAGGGCTAAATTGGCAAGAACCAACAGGAAAATCAAGCCGGTGCTCCTTGACCAAACGGTTGTCGTCGGAATCGGGAATATATATGTGGACGAGTCGTTATTCCGTTCCGGCATCCATCCCGAGAGGATAGCTTCCTCGCTTTCCTTGGAAGAAATCGAAAAGCTTCATGCTGAAATCATTGCCACACTAGGTGAGGCTGTCGAAAAGGGAGGAAGCACGATTCGTTCATATGTCAACTCCCAAGGGCAAATCGGCATGTTTCAGCTCGAGCTGAATGTCTATGGGCGCAAGGGCGAGAGCTGCAAAACATGCGGGACGCCACTTGAAAAGCTTGTTGTAGCAGGGCGCGGCACACATATTTGCCCAGTATGCCAGCCGCTAATTTAG